One part of the Magallana gigas chromosome 5, xbMagGiga1.1, whole genome shotgun sequence genome encodes these proteins:
- the LOC105338953 gene encoding uncharacterized protein isoform X2 yields the protein MDKLTLLLFVLVHWNATHIQVNLTAACTDIFRPLTGLYDYCYWMITTFQNSTDSSKLCAKDGGTLAWVNSAEAQAFVEKTFTGTLTAGSMFYIGVQDPVSEEYYTYTGERQYYFNWDAVYSPITDWHCVMINYDSFKWREVKCLFPKLALCSKTILRGCKKEKSNSEREN from the exons ATGGATAAACTTACTTTGCTGTTGTTTGTTTTGGTCCATTGGAATGCCACTCACATTCAAG TAAATCTGACAGCAGCTTGCACAGACATCTTCCGGCCCCTGACTGGGCTGTACGACTACTGTTACTGGATGATTACAACTTTCCAGAATAGTACCGACAGCAGCAAGCTGTGTGCGAAAGATGGCGGAACTCTGGCCTGGGTGAATAGTGCGGAGGCACAGGCTTTTGTAGAGAAAACTTTCACCGGGACGTT GACGGCTGGGAGCATGTTTTACATTGGAGTCCAGGACCCGGTGAGTGAGGAATACTATACATATACGGGGGAGAGACAGTACTACTTCAACTGGGACGCCGTCTACAGTCCAATCACAGACTGGCATTGTGTGATGATCAACTACGACAGCTTCAAATGGCGGGAAGTCAAGTGCCTCTTTCCCAAACTAGCGCTGTGTTCGAAAACAATTTTGAGag
- the LOC105338952 gene encoding small ribosomal subunit protein uS14m has product MAASRVGKWFFNLAKPVNSHVTQQSSLLANQQNQLNHVRTKMVDFRMIRDNKRRKTVQEYGPERFRINMVRKSKIIPREIKEIADKEIREFPLNSAPVRLHNRCILTSRPRAVLKRWHISRIMFRSLADYNNLSGVTRSSW; this is encoded by the exons aTGGCTGCAAGCCGTGTTGGAAAGTGGTTTTTTAACCTTGCAAAG CCTGTAAATTCGCATGTGACTCAGCAATCCAGCCTGTTAGCCAATCAACAGAATCAGTTGAACCATGTTAGAACTAAAATGGTGGACTTCAGAATGATCAGGGACAACAAAAGGAGGAAAACGGTTCAGGAGTATGGCCCAGAGAGGTTCCGAATTAACATGGTCCGCAAAAGCAAAATTATTCCAAGGGAAATAAAG GAAATTGCTGACAAAGAGATCAGGGAGTTCCCATTAAACAGTGCACCTGTGAGACTGCACAACAGGTGTATATTGACTTCACGTCCCCGTGCTGTGCTAAAAAGATGGCACATTAGTCGGATTATGTTTCGCAGTCTTGCAGACTATAATAATCTTTCTGGGGTTACAAGATCATCTTGgtga